Proteins encoded in a region of the Paenibacillus sp. W2I17 genome:
- a CDS encoding cold shock domain-containing protein: protein MQGKVKWFNAEKGYGFIETEDGGDVFVHFSAIQSEGFKTLEEGQSVEFDIVEGARGPQAANVIKL, encoded by the coding sequence ATGCAAGGTAAAGTAAAATGGTTCAACGCAGAAAAAGGTTACGGTTTCATTGAAACTGAAGACGGCGGCGACGTATTCGTACATTTCTCCGCAATTCAATCCGAAGGATTCAAAACTTTGGAAGAAGGTCAATCCGTAGAATTCGACATCGTCGAAGGTGCGCGTGGACCGCAAGCAGCTAACGTAATCAAATTATAA
- the fliS gene encoding flagellar export chaperone FliS: protein MMTSPHEKYRQNAVQTSPAQLLIMTYDGAIRFVKTAIHGVENGDIEKANLFFGKAQTIVFELMATLDRSYEISESLFSLYEYMNHLLIQANIKKSKELAEEALGYLCDLKETWIEASKLDSATPAPSVGSAVNV, encoded by the coding sequence ATGATGACTTCCCCACATGAGAAATATCGCCAAAATGCAGTTCAAACTTCTCCTGCACAACTTCTAATCATGACTTACGATGGAGCAATTCGTTTTGTGAAAACAGCGATTCATGGAGTCGAGAATGGAGATATTGAAAAAGCAAATCTCTTTTTCGGAAAGGCTCAGACGATCGTATTTGAACTTATGGCTACTTTAGACCGCTCTTATGAAATATCGGAAAGTTTATTTTCCTTATATGAATATATGAATCATCTTCTAATTCAAGCCAATATCAAAAAATCCAAAGAACTGGCCGAAGAAGCTCTCGGCTACCTGTGTGATCTAAAAGAAACCTGGATCGAAGCCAGCAAACTTGATTCTGCGACTCCGGCGCCTTCCGTAGGGAGTGCGGTTAATGTCTGA
- the hpf gene encoding ribosome hibernation-promoting factor, HPF/YfiA family: MNLSIRGQQIEVTDALKDYVDKKLSRLEKYFDAPLNSDGAVTLSTTRGLHTVEVTIPLKGIVLRAEDESDDMYASIDSVVDKLERQIRKHKTKINRKFRQEGSLKTLFVEDPTGTVATAELDADTDDDDLEVVRTKRFMLKPMDVEEAILQMNMVGHNFFVFSNIDSEEVSVVYKRNDGKYGLIEQG; encoded by the coding sequence ATGAATTTAAGTATTCGAGGTCAACAAATCGAGGTTACTGATGCTTTGAAGGATTATGTCGACAAAAAGTTGAGTAGACTCGAGAAGTATTTCGATGCACCCCTTAACTCTGACGGTGCTGTTACATTGAGCACGACGAGAGGCTTGCATACGGTAGAGGTGACGATCCCTTTGAAAGGCATTGTGCTCCGCGCCGAGGATGAGAGCGACGATATGTACGCATCCATTGACTCCGTGGTGGACAAGCTGGAACGTCAGATCCGCAAACACAAAACAAAAATTAACCGTAAGTTCCGCCAGGAAGGTAGCCTGAAAACACTCTTCGTTGAAGATCCAACAGGTACTGTAGCTACAGCTGAGCTGGATGCGGACACGGATGACGATGATCTGGAAGTTGTACGGACGAAACGCTTTATGTTGAAACCAATGGACGTGGAAGAGGCCATCCTCCAAATGAACATGGTTGGTCATAATTTCTTCGTATTCTCCAACATTGACAGTGAAGAAGTTAGCGTAGTTTACAAACGGAACGATGGTAAGTACGGATTGATCGAACAAGGTTAA
- the fliD gene encoding flagellar filament capping protein FliD → MVTRVNGFSGMDIDSLVKSMMASKRIPLDKMNQNKQALQWQRETYREVNSQLFDFGKNKLTAQASGYRNSAALNTQIATMKDSSGNMVDSASSAVKAEALASANGVQMDVTVTKLATAAKIETPPKSGIKNTDTLATLKGSSDLTEQFKVTINGKTLDFKATDQLSSVLSKINADPDMKVKAAFDDLSGKLILTSKIEGSASKIEIPGALKPEVSGDFAVNNSFLTLFDTQQNWTDKSVAAKGEQAEYSINGGGVLKSDSNSATHNGVKLTFQGLTADKGPITVTTKTDPTKALETVKAFIEDYNKLINNLNTMIREEKFKDFPPLTEEQRSAMSETDITAWEKKAKSGLLKNDPFLKTMLSEMRSALQVPGLSSMGISTKYYYENGKLHLDEQKFKEAIESNPQQLTELFLGTGENVSQSIFGKLAAAADKAMDSISKRAGTSKFDGSTTVAFKPESIMGKQMEDYNSRIKRMTTQMSAAENRYYKQFAAMEAAMTKYQSQLSQLTGSVG, encoded by the coding sequence ATGGTTACAAGAGTTAATGGCTTTTCAGGTATGGATATAGATAGTTTGGTCAAAAGCATGATGGCATCCAAGCGAATTCCTTTGGATAAAATGAATCAAAATAAACAGGCTCTGCAATGGCAACGAGAGACTTACAGAGAAGTAAACAGCCAACTGTTTGATTTCGGGAAAAACAAGTTGACAGCTCAAGCTAGTGGTTATCGTAATTCGGCTGCTCTCAACACGCAAATTGCAACTATGAAAGATAGCAGTGGCAATATGGTTGATTCGGCAAGTTCAGCCGTTAAGGCTGAAGCACTGGCTTCGGCTAATGGTGTTCAGATGGATGTAACAGTTACGAAGTTGGCTACAGCAGCCAAAATCGAAACACCTCCAAAGTCCGGAATAAAAAATACAGATACTTTAGCAACTCTAAAAGGCTCTAGTGATCTTACTGAGCAGTTCAAGGTTACAATCAACGGAAAGACCCTTGATTTTAAGGCTACTGATCAACTTTCTTCTGTTCTTTCCAAAATTAATGCTGATCCGGATATGAAGGTTAAAGCTGCTTTTGATGATTTATCAGGGAAGCTCATACTTACGTCTAAAATAGAAGGCTCAGCTAGCAAAATTGAGATTCCTGGGGCTTTAAAACCTGAAGTTAGCGGAGACTTTGCAGTAAACAATAGTTTTTTAACACTGTTCGATACACAGCAAAATTGGACTGATAAGTCAGTTGCAGCAAAGGGGGAGCAAGCCGAGTATTCAATTAATGGTGGGGGAGTATTGAAAAGTGATTCAAATTCTGCCACGCACAATGGAGTTAAATTGACGTTCCAAGGTTTAACTGCTGATAAAGGTCCTATTACTGTAACAACCAAAACGGATCCTACTAAGGCGCTGGAAACAGTCAAAGCCTTTATTGAGGATTACAATAAATTGATCAATAATTTAAATACGATGATCAGAGAAGAAAAATTCAAGGACTTTCCTCCTCTTACAGAGGAACAACGTTCTGCTATGAGTGAAACCGATATTACAGCTTGGGAGAAAAAAGCTAAAAGTGGTCTACTTAAGAATGACCCCTTCTTAAAAACAATGCTTAGTGAGATGCGATCAGCCCTGCAGGTTCCTGGCTTAAGCTCAATGGGCATATCGACTAAATATTATTATGAGAATGGTAAACTCCACCTAGACGAACAGAAATTCAAAGAAGCTATTGAATCGAATCCGCAGCAATTAACTGAGTTATTCCTAGGGACAGGAGAAAATGTATCTCAATCCATATTCGGTAAATTAGCAGCTGCTGCAGATAAGGCAATGGATAGTATTTCTAAGAGAGCGGGTACATCAAAGTTTGACGGAAGCACCACGGTTGCTTTTAAACCTGAAAGCATCATGGGTAAACAAATGGAAGACTATAATAGTCGTATTAAAAGAATGACAACTCAAATGAGTGCTGCTGAAAATCGCTATTACAAACAATTTGCAGCTATGGAAGCAGCAATGACCAAATATCAATCGCAACTCTCACAGTTAACAGGATCAGTCGGTTAA